The sequence below is a genomic window from Chelmon rostratus isolate fCheRos1 chromosome 24, fCheRos1.pri, whole genome shotgun sequence.
CCGGGCAATCAGGTGTGATCTTGGCATGCTTACAGACTACTGTAGCTCTCAAGTCTCCTTTTCTATCACTCCTCCCTCTCCGCGGGGACGAAAGCTACTTGAAACTCCGTCCGAGGCATTTCTATATTCCgctctgcagcttcatcagCAGCCCCAAACGTTCGACGACAAACTATTTGGCGTGCCTGCTGTACGCAACGTCGCCACAATCAGACGAAAATCCTCTTCAGCTCAAAAGCCAGAACACAGTGTAACAATAATGTGTGTAGAGGCTGCGTGGACATCCCATAGCACAACAAGACTTTTGTCTTTGAGAGCAATAATGAGATATTTCTAGAGTTTAATACGCTGTGGAGATAATTTTATACAACCGAGCGAAGGAAAAAGCAtctttttgcagcattttatgTCATCTGTCTGTGAATTAAACAGCTCAGCTGTCACGCGCAGGACGTTTCAGTGGTTAACTGTAAATGTTCAACAAGTTAATGCTTAAAGTTGAGGATGTAGTAGATTTAAAAACATAGAACTACCATATAACCACCTGCATCATATCAATATTACATAAGCATGGTTGTGGGGTATCTGCAGCCGCAGTCAAGATGCATGTAAAAGGCATTTATGTGCAGGCAGTTTGGGGATTTTAATGATTTCTAAAACTTTCTGTGACACAATGAtagaaaaatgtacaaaaagcaAGTAGGTTTGGCTTCTTTTGTACGCTTTGTGTGAGATGAGAAGCACCTTGTGGAAGTGCATTTCTCAGTCAGTGTGTCACAGGAACAATGATTCGAATCCCCAACTCCGCCTTCACGTACAGTCCTTAATGAGTGTATGTTAACTTTTGACTGCAGCTGTAAGACAGTTGGACAGGTTTCCTCCCAGCTGGAGGAACTCTGACTATCCCACACAATAGTGTTTGGTTGCATGCTTTAGGTCTTCCATTATCTTCTAAAAAAGTCCAATGTAATCATTAACAAAACatcatgaggaaaaaaatccaaaaaaaaaaaaaaaaaaaagtcatgttttggCAGAGGACGCAGCTCAGCCTTCAATAGCCTTAGCTTTATAAGCCTGCTCTAGCCTTTATCGATCCAATGCAACAGAAACCTGCTTCTCCACTGTCACACATGTAAATGTACTGAACCATTTTGGGTTTTTTAGGGTGAACTGCATGACAAGAAATGAATTAGTCATTTTAGTTTTCTAACTACAGATCCCCACACGAGCTCACGTATTGCATGGTGACCGCACTCGACTAAATTACGTAAAGGTCTCGATCGGCCATGTGAGACATGTATCGTAAGGTCCCGCACATAACTCAAACAGAGATTTAGAAACTGGTTAGACctatttttctaaaacaaagTATTTCATTTGCCATTATTTTTCTATGTaccttattgtttttttaaaacccCTGCTGTTAGTGAGAACGCTGTTGACTGCTGATGGGAAGGTGATGAATGCGATGCCTAGCCTCTCAATGTAGCAAGCAAGACGTCAGTGACAGGCGGCGCTTTGAGCTTTGTGCTGCGTTTACTGTTCAGATGGTTAATCTTGATTTGATATTGCACATTGatttttcacatcattttccCTCTGAATTTATTCTACACTTTACTGTCACCTTAAGGCCGAGCTTCATTCTGTGCCCCTGGAAGCCTCCTCGCTCACTCCCGGTGATGACATCACCACGTGGGGAAGTGATGCAAGGGGTTTGCAAGGTGTGAGACAAATGATGAAATCTCATCAGGTGTGAGGATGAAGCGGCTCACGTTTCCTACACTGTAAGAACTGAGATGACGGGGGAATATTATCCGAATGCAGGATTACGATGGACAATACAAATGTTTCCAGCAGAgcgcgggggggggggtttcttTGATAAGCTTTCTTTCTCGAGCACAGATGTAGAACAAAAGTTGCTAAAGCCTAACTCGACGTGTCCGACGCCTGAAGAGTCGTCTACTGAACTTTCACGGGATTTGCAAACTTTTGCACAGATTAGAAAACTTGCTGTACTGGAtataaatgtcactttttaaatCTAGTGCTGTTCACAattgtttttatgcattttttaaatgtttgccaCTGTATTTTATACAATGCAACACTCAACAGCtaatttgaatgtttctgttcttaactatatttaaagaaatatattGTGTAAATAGACTGGGGGGGAAACGCGCAATTGTATAAATTAATAAACTGAATGCATACAGattaaaaagtgtttattaTGAGTAACAAAATATGATCTTTACTACAACATCAGGTATGTGCAGAGGTGACTTCACTGCAGGTTTTACATGTGAAAAACCAGCTGTGTTTGAACTGAAACATGGAGAGCAAAAAGTTTCCAGCTGCAAGATCTGAAGCTGATGAACATCCTGCAGCTGCACGGTAATGCTTTTATATCTCAGTATCATTTAtggcagctgtcagtcactttgGCTTGTTATCACATTAATATGCACCTAGAATCTACTGTAGTTAGGCTCAAATGAAGTTTTATAAAACAGAAGTGTACATTGTTTCCTGCACAAAAAATATCATTGCAACAGATAAATGcacatgttaaaatgtattAGCGATAGCAAAACTGTTCAGTGTATAAGTCAAATCAACATCATGTCATCTGTAAGTGCTAACATTTAATCATGATGCTGCCATTACTACAAAGTTCTATATAAATGATTCTTATATACTGTATTAGACCATACATTCAGAGATTATCATGGCACAATAGGTGTCTCACAGGTCAGATGAGCCTTTCAGTATCAGTTCACGTTGCAGTTTCATTCCAAAACTTGAGACCCAAAGCAAAATATTCCAATTCATAGAAGTTAGTTGGTAGATTCACTCCTACACTGATCCACTGAAACTGTCAAACCCCCTTTCTTTAAAGCCCCTATGTGTACAGAACAGTTCAAAATATTTTAACACCAATGTGCTGTTGTctgaggcttttattttgaaagtcctCCACATAAGGGCTTTAAAAACGCTGAAATGTATAATAATCCCCTCTGAAATCAATTCCATTCCCCTCTAATGTTAATACACagtctgtatatatatatatatatgtgtgtgtgtgcacctgatACATCTTCAGCACGTTCCTGTGTGACATACAACACTAAAGCATTACAGCAAGCATTACAAGCAATGAGTACTTTCCTGTCGCAGCTCATGGCAACTCAGTCGACTATACTGGCCTCCCTTTGCATTCCTCTGAGGCAGCGGTCCAGAAGCACCACCGATTGGTTCGTTGGACGCCCTGACCTCGTGGTGTgggacacacagcagcacttaGATGGCCATTGTGCAGAGGATGAACTATTAACAGggagatgagagacagaggggtcAACCAAACAGTCCTCGACTGGAAACGCTGTTTCACAAGCAGCTCGAAGTGACGTCCTGAAACAACACTGAGACTGCAGCTCAGAACAACACGCCTATGCACCGGTGTCCTTAACAATGAGACGAGCAGGGCAATCAGGTGGATTTAGGGACTGCAGGAAAGTGAGGGGCCAAAGGAGCGAGGGTATGGTAAGGTTTCTCTGTCACtgggacagcagaggaggagcttTCTCCTGCATCAGGGCACAATGAAACAAGCAGGTGAATCCTAATCATTCATCTGCATTTTTTCCAgtccctccttttttcttaaataaataagCTCAATGCAAAACTGATTTTCTGTCCACCACATTATCAACATGGCTGCCAAAGGCCGGAGAGGTTAGATATCATGTAAGTCATGgacagaagttttttttttttagcatctaACTGTCAAACTCTTCCGTCTTTGTCTGTCACAGTACAGCTCTATGATGACACAGCGTTTGAGGCTTGTAGTAATACTTTTCCCTCTAACACAGCTGCTGACATGCCTGAAATTATGTTTTCCGGGGTCTGTTACTGCAGGACTCGAAGCTCTTTGGCATGCAAATGATCAAACCTCATGACCCCCTCGCGGATTGATTTGGGCCTTGACCACACGTATACTgatattttgcaaaacaaatgttttcctctgtttgtgcCTCTCGTTACATGCAAATAGTGTTTTAGGTCACTACAACAGATTCTTTACAATTCTAGTTTCTGTGTATTCGTGCAACCTTAACTAATGCATGcacactgctgctttgtgtAATAAACAACAAATTGTATTTGGTTAGTGCAGCCAGGTCGTGTGACAGAAAGATGTTAAATAACTGcaaagtaataaataataagcaactgtagtttgttgttttaaagttACATATCATTGATGTTGTCTctatcgccacctactggcccGACGTGCTTGTTTGAGCATACAGAATCGTTTGTGTGATCATATAATTTAACTTTAAATTAGCTAATAAAATATCCATACACGTGTGTCAAGGCCTCAGTGTGACAAGCGTGTTCAGTGATGAGTTTGCTGAATCTAAATCTGAGTTAACATTCAAGTGAAGGTTAATAAAGCTGGAAAGGCTTTTTTATGAAGTGAAACAAACGGTTAATCTCCCTCTCCATTCCTCCATCCCATCATCACCTTTGTTATAGGCTGAATAACCTGCAACCTATCGGCTGCAAAAAGAAACCGGGACTTACGTCGTCATACTGGAAGTTGACAGATCCCTGGTGCATGGTATCTCTCCGTCTGAAGTTCTCTGTAACAGGAAGAGTAAACGTTCACAGCACTGAAGCGTCACGATTTCAATAAAGCTCACTCCACAACACCTTGTGACACAGATTCAGAATACCACAGCACTTCAGAGGTGACAACAGGGATTACAGGAGGAATGAAACCAAACGCAATTTCACCGTCAGCCCACGTTAAACACATGTGGCTGTCCACCGCCAGGTTATTTCATCCCGCTTCTGCGTTTCCTACCTGTGAGAGCTTGCAGTTTGACACAGCAGGCCACGTAGTCGTCAAAGAAGATCCTTCCTCCTTTGTTGTAGCGCTTGATGATGACATTCAGGGCCTGAGGGCTGATGCGGTagcctgaaacaaaaaatgtcagattatCTTCTCCCATTTCAACATGTGGCATGTTGGCAGACACCACTGTTCCCTGTCAAGATATGGGTCAAAGGAGCGACTTCACATGGACGCAAAGCgctaaaaataacaacactttACTGTAAATGCGTTTGCTACATCTCTGCTGACAAATGATCATATCAGCACGCTCGCTGTGTCACAGTAAGCCAGCTCACACCTCACATTATTTCCCTCATCCCACAGCTTCACACAGCTCCTTTTCTATTCACATGAACGCATCAGTCTGGAAAACAGCAGGTATTTTTACTCACTACCAACACTCAGTGACTGAAACACGGGTGGCAGACAACAATGCTACATGCATCAGTTACTGTGGTCTCTAATGAGCACATTAACAAATGCGTCAGAGCAGGAAATCAGTCCTAACTGGCCAAAAATTGTTCCAGTGTCGCATTTATGGTCCTACTTTTAGGACAAGGAGTCAAattatctgttttattatttaggAAATGACTCCCATCTAAAGAAACTCATGATAGTTATTTTTAACTCTGTTACACTCAGACAGAGATGCTTCTTGATGACAATGAGTTTTATATCAGGTTATTTCTGCAAACTGGGTTTCAGCccattgtttagctgtccagctgcaactttgctgttttcattgaaaaagcTCTGAACgccacctgctcagcagcaaactgcagacagacacggTTAGACGCTAGCTGGTGGACACAGTGGAGCGTTCAGccgctaaagagccagatatgtCTGTCAGGAGCTAGAGACCAAAAGCTGAGCAAAAAGGAGCCTGAATGTTGGACTTGTATATAAACGATAATGTTGCTGCGTAActgctggatgtataaataagcaactgtcagctaaaacattcatttgatcAACTCAAAATGACGACAGTGCATCAGTGTTGCTCACAACTTTtttctgctgccctcaagtggccaaatgTGTTATAGCAGGTCATAAGAGGTATATTATAAACATACTTtatataccttttttttttactgcactgaCAAATtgatttttacactgtaaaacaacaTACTAAGTTTGTATCTTGGTCATATTTCTATTCTActcaaaaaaatctgaatgttaATGTACAAAAAGACTATGTTGGCTGATATTaacaaaatgcaacagaagtaaataaatatttttatctgcCTGCTTTAATCCTTCCTCTTGTAACCTGACTGTCAGTTCTGAGGAATATATCTGAATTTCAGATTATTAGAATATGAAGCATAGGTAGTAATTAGTGtaatgttttcctctgttgaaCAGTAGATGATATGTAGAATGGCTGTCTGACCCCTGGATGCTCTACTGTGATCAAAAAGACACAGATCACACCATTCAGCACAGATTAGAGCCTAACTGACTCCTATGAAGTCTAATTAAGTGTCATTAAAGATTCTAATCAACAGCAGTCATGCTATCACGACCACATTAATGTTAAACTGTTAAAACTCTCACCCATCGAGTTGATCGCCTGGTTCATCTCGTGAGATTCAACAGTGCCGCTCCTGTCCTGGTCGAACATCATGAAGTTCTGCTTCCAGCCGTTCAGAGCCGTGAACAGCTCCTTGAACTCGTTGAAACCCATCTTGCCTGTAAAGTCCCTCTGGTGGAAGCGTGCTTAAGGTTTACTAACAGCTACTGACTGCACACAGCGACTGTAAACACATTTCCACGATGAGCATGAATGAAAGGTAAGAGCAGAGATGGCGAGGGAAGCAGAAAGGATACATCGAGCATCGCGATCATGATCCTGCAAGTCTCCAGGCTGAACGCTGTGAAGAAAACAAGCCAAGCATTAATTAAGTTAGCTGCAACAGTCCGTgtatattagtagcatattggctctgtGTTAGTCATTAtcaagcacttattaatgccttattctgggggttGAGGGTACAAATGCTTCCTTTCTTACTAGAGCTGTCAACAAATATTATAAATCCAAATTTATgttcaaattgtaaaaaaaatccagacaaaCAATCAATCATgctggtgcagctgcagagcagacaggagctACGGGGGCCAGTTTCTGTTGTGCAGagattattgttgtttttgttttgtttgtttactgggAACATCTGTTGAAGTCAGACATGTCTCTCCTgtcaatgaaaataatggaaaataaacagatcTTACTCTTGAACAAACATCTCTGTATGAATTCTTTCCACACTGTAAAAATCTGCTGATCTAACCAAGTGCAATAATcttatatttagatttttaaaaaatctagtTGGTCTTGTTATTAGTATAAATGGATTATCTAATGCCGTCTAAGGAAGATCCTTCTTCTCCTTAATTCAAGTAAATATCACTTGCCTTGCCTTGATAAGCAATTTTGTCTTTAATTCAGATTTCTTTAATTACGTACAAGGGACATTTCAAGGCTACATGTCTTATTTCAATCAGTAGTGCATCAGGACAAAGACATCTCATTTCAAGCATCAGCTCTGTGGGTCCCAGCTGGTAAAGTTACAGTGAAAGTCACAATTCAAACAGTGAGGCTTACACTGTATACATGTATTCTCACATAATTTGTACATTGCACAATGACCTGATAACCACCATAACACCCTCCCCTTAAGGTATGGACTAGAAATAATACTGATATACATAAAATTGACTTAAGGTAGGTGTGTCATAGTCTGTTACTGCCCTGAAACTGTGGGGTCCCTTTCACATTTGTTCAAAAGTGATCCTGTGTGTTCAGAAGTACAAACTTAAACAAAGTGCTGTAAAATTGCAGTTTTAATATTGAAAGCTGCAGTTcttaataaaaaacatgtttttttctgagagaATTGTCATGCTTCCTTATCTTAAGAGCATGAGGTCTCATTTTGCTCCCTAAAAACTAGACTTTCATAGATTTCTTTTAAAGTCATTTGAAGCTAAAGTACCCTAGTTTTGAGTAATAATAGGCTCCTTTTGCATTAACTAGGCTTAACTAGATAGCTTGAAGTCAGGTTGAGTCTACAATGACAGTCAGACATCCTGACTTATTTTACTTTTGCAGtgcataatgttgtcagacacttagaataacagTCTGAACTTGTTAGTGGACGTAcacaaaaacccaaaaaacaaaatccctAACAAAAACTGTGGTCTCCATTAATCACTTGGACATAAAAACATTGGGAAACAGGACCTATAATCATATTTTGGTTATATTTGACTGGAATTCCCCCCGTTTGTTcgggacattgaaatcttccagcACCGATcagaaactctgcacacatgatgtcactttcattgatcgaaaatgaaatgtaggtcaagctgaaacaatCGAAAAATTCGACGACACGGTGTAGTACAGTACACTACTTAATTTGCCAATTTTGTAATGTGCAGGTATGCAGATCTTTTGAAAGACTTTAgtattgaaataataaaaaagtagTGTGTCTCTTGGTGGATGCAAAGATATTCAAATGGTTCAAACCtctgaagttttgtttttttagaaaCTTCACTTTTGTCCGATTTTGACAAGTGGATTTACTTCCTATCAATCAGCTGTAGAGGGAAGACTCTTACTTAAAGGCCTTGTACTTAAATATAGATATCCTAAATATGGATATGCAGATGACAACATAAGAACTGCTTTGTAATGACTAaaaaagagccaatatgctactaatatgcatgcaaaTAAGAACCAAGTTAATGAAGAATGTGCATCACAGTGGAAGACAGTGAGTCATTTAAAAGGTACAAGGGTTAACAAAGGGCAGTAGCTGCACATCCTGCTTTCATGTGTGGGGGCGTGTTCAGAAAAAGGCTTCGAGTTTTGTCCTCACAGTCTGAGTCAGCATAGACCACAACCCTTGACCCCAATTTTATTGAAGTCACCACGTCACTGCTGCAGGCAAAGCGCTCACTGCATCAGTGTTTCAGCAAATACTTCTACATTTTCAGATAACTTCAACTAACTGAAACTCCAGAGATGGATTTCAGCGCTGCATCAACCCAAAACTTCTCCCTTTCTCACCGTGTTAggtttaatatttcattaagTGCAATATATGAATAAACAAGGCTGATTTCAAGTCATTGCCCAGAGAAATCAGTGCCATGTGCAGGATTACCAATCAGACTcgtcaaaaaataaataaataagcgtATCAACATGCAGATGGTGTTTGATGAACAACCTACTTGACAAGTCAATATTTGACTTTGTCTCATGCAAGAAATCTGGAGCACATTTCgagtcagctgtcagtcagctgtcaaccaaTCACTGTGGACACAGTCCGCGCATTTCAATCGTGGTTTTAACGAGACACTTCCCCTCAACAGAGTGCACATCTGACGGCTTCTCACAGACTGCGGATACATGCGGGAGTCCTTCGTCATCGACAACTGATGGGAGAGGACATTAACAACTAAACTGCGTTTTTGTACCTCCAATGTTATCCaggaaaatgtgatttaaataccatttttagctgtttgttaGCTCCATTTTTATCCTGATATGAAGCACCAGGGGGAAGTGAAAAAGAGCATAGACCACAATTATTAAAGCACACTGActgcaggtgctgctggtgAGATAAGATCCTTTTTGAGTTCTGCCCCAGCTGTTCATTTgttaaatgcatgaaataataCAGCCTACATGCCGACCTTGCAAGAATAAAAACACCCCACATGAGCTAAGCCTAACTGAGCATTGTAAAATAACTCATGGGAGAACTATGATTCAGGAGTCAGTCCTGCTCCTGTGTGGAAGGCAGAGTGAACTCACGAGTGTAGCTGCCGGTGAAACCAGACTGGGTCAGACACTTCTGGAGCTCCTCGGCATCGACCTCGCCGTCCTGCACGGAATAGGAAGTGATATTCAGTCATGTGTGACTCTCAGAGGAATAAACAACGTTTTGAGGAGACCGGTCTGCTGGTCAAGTGTGAGGCGATGAGAGTGGAGAAACGCTGTGTATGATACCACTGAAGTGCTGTATACACTACGCTAAatgaaaacagggaaaaaagcTAGAGGGAGAACATTTGAGTTCGGAGCAACTCTAGCGTTAGTGGACTCTTAAATATTATGTCTAGTGTGGAAGATTTAAAATGcctcaatgaaaacaaataaagaaataaaaacacactgtatttcctttttatgaATAGATTTTGCTGCAGGAAGCTGTTCAAACAGACACTTACAGGAGGAGTGGTGACAGCTCATTAGTCTTAGCTAGCTTGTGTTAACTTAAAGTAAACTCTGACTGGTTTAACAGAGGATATAATAATTGCTAACAGACGTCCACAAGGCAGAGAGCTTGAACTCCCTGCCCAGGGGCGGAATGCAGGGCTACAGGACGGGTGAATAAAGGACACTCAAAGCAGGTCTTAggtcacattttctgaaatgcAGCACCTTGTTTTGTTGTCAGAACCAAAGTGACAGCAGTCAGCTACAGTGACATTGTGCACAATCTGTCCTGTATTTCTTCTAACTATATACCTACAtctattagcattagcatatcGTCCCCCATTAAACCAGTGTTTTCTGTAAGATAATGCTAATTAGCTGTCGACACTTCCCTATGAAACAATTCATTCAGTTAATAAAGGCAGAAAGCTAAATAACTGTCAtgttaacacatttttatttatgacGCATTAATGcagacaaaaatgaaacacataaCAATTTGTATTGTGGTTCACtccatgtttttatttagcGATTTTAAACTTTCCATAAAATACAAATTCTAAATGAATCCACTGTTTTAAGCTGCTTACACTGTTCACTGTAAAGCCAGTCATTTGCCCTGATGGAACGTACAACAACTGAGGCACAGTGGAATCAAGTTGAGACAGATCCCCAATATCTCTCAACTGTGAGCTCAATGAACTGTTTCATGAAACCTGAAAATATCTGCAGGAATTTCCTGTTCTTgtccaaactgaaatgtgaaGGTTACAGCAAGCCTGCGTGGCCTTGTAGAGAAAAGGCTACATGTAGAATAAACATGCACGCTTCTAGTTATTCATGA
It includes:
- the gca gene encoding grancalcin — translated: MAYPGYGGYGGPMPGMPGQGMPPQGMPAGPMGGPMPVHMGGPMGGAPPQGGYAHFGGGYPGTYGAAPLAANDPMWGYFTAIAGQDGEVDAEELQKCLTQSGFTGSYTPFSLETCRIMIAMLDRDFTGKMGFNEFKELFTALNGWKQNFMMFDQDRSGTVESHEMNQAINSMGYRISPQALNVIIKRYNKGGRIFFDDYVACCVKLQALTENFRRRDTMHQGSVNFQYDDFILCTMAI